The proteins below are encoded in one region of Rhododendron vialii isolate Sample 1 chromosome 7a, ASM3025357v1:
- the LOC131332600 gene encoding uncharacterized protein LOC131332600 — MKKLRGILDGDTISIVFVSDRNAGIKAAVPRVFPSGFHGYCLYHLKNNLRGRLTGGRNKYKERVIGLFSLCAYAPNEMKFNEEMARLKKAGGEARITNFLVDLPYEHWANAFFPGQRYGEMWSNLAECFNSWIEKERHLPITQLVDRVRIKLMEQMCFRKQTAAKWRQVLCPTMDEALAIAFQESKAWEVKFSSPDVLKVLCNPFVKVDIGRHSCTCTQWQLNGVPCVHAVCAIKKSGKSLNACVERYFHVECYREAYSRPIMPVPTLWKPEVASDAVILSPISRKPPGRNKKKRIRSFGEKYESFFGRVNNMVNFVFRVCKCCQIDGGEFYI; from the exons ATGAAGAAGTTGCGTGGTATTTTGGATGGAGATACGATAAGCATTGTCTTTGTTTCTGACAGGAATGCTGGAATAAAAGCTGCAGTTCCCAGGGTTTTCCCTTCAGGATTTCATGGGTATTGTCTTTACCATTTGAAGAACAACCTTCGTGGTCGATTGACAGGTGGAAGGAACAAGTATAAAGAGCGCGTAATTGGTCTGTTCAGTTTATGTGCTTATGCACCAAATGAGATGAAGTTTAATGAAGAAATGGCTAGGTTAAAGAAAGCAGGTGGGGAAGCAAGGATTACAAATTTCCTAGTTGATTTGCCTTACGAACATTGGGCTAATGCTTTTTTCCCGGGACAGCGCTATGGAGAGATGTGGTCTAATTTGGCTGAGTGCTTCAATTCTTGGATAGAGAAGGAGAGGCACTTACCGATCACACAACTGGTTGATCGAGTACGGATCAAGCTTATGGAACAGATGTGTTTTAGGAAACAAACTGCAGCGAAGTGGCGTCAGGTTCTTTGTCCCACAATGGATGAAGCTTTGGCAATTGCTTTTCAGGAGTCCAAGGCCTGGGAAGTAAAATTTTCTTCACCAGATGTGCTCAAAGTTTTATGCAATCCATTTGTCAAGGTGGATATAGGGAGGCATAGTTGCACTTGTACGCAATGGCAATTGAATGGTGTACCATGTGTGCATGCAGTTTGTGCAATTAAAAAGAGCGGGAAGTCACTGAACGCATGTGTTGAACGTTACTTCCATGTGGAATGTTATCGGGAGGCATATTCTAGACCTATTATGCCTGTTCCTACGCTGTGGAAACCTGAAGTTGCCAGTGATGCTGTGATATTATCTCCTATTTCTAGAAAGCCACCAGGGAGaaataagaagaagaggatTCGATCTTTTGGGGAGAAG TATGAATCTTTTTTTGGGCGTGTGAACAACATggtgaattttgtttttagggTGTGTAAATGCTGTCAAATAGACGGGGGTGAATTCTATATTTAG
- the LOC131332601 gene encoding 7-deoxyloganetin glucosyltransferase-like: MTPQQLCEFAWGICNGNQPFLRVITSDFAKGQLATLPLEFLEKTKERGLIATWSPQEQALAHPSVGVFVSHFGTSSMLESICSRVPMIGLYFGHDDQETCRYSCNRWRIGMKINEHMEREEVESLVRELMEGGVGKAMKRKAMEWEKLEVEAKCKGGSSAKILFNCSFASSFNTVKTLFNIV; the protein is encoded by the coding sequence ATGACCCCGCAGCAACTATGTGAGTTTGCTTGGGGCATTTGCAATGGAAACCAGCCATTTCTTCGGGTAATTACATCAGATTTTGCCAAGGGCCAATTGGCAACTCTGCCACTCGAGTTCTTGGAGAAGACCAAAGAACGAGGTCTGATAGCCACATGGAGCCCCCAGGAGCAAGCTCTTGCCCACCCTTCAGTCGGAGTGTTTGTGAGTCATTTTGGGACTAGCTCAATGCTTGAGAGCATTTGTTCTAGAGTGCCTATGATCGGTTTGTATTTTGGTCATGACGATCAAGAGACCTGCCGGTATAGCTGTAACCGATGGCGTATCGGGATGAAGATCAACGAGCATATGGAGAGGGAAGAAGTGGAAAGTCTAGTTCGTGAGTTGATGGAGGGGGGCGTGGGTAAAGCGATGAAGAGGAAGGCAATGGAGTGGGAGAAACTAGAAGTTGAGGCCAAATGTAAAGGCGGGTCTTcggcgaaaatcttatttaatTGTTCGTTTGCATCGTCTTTCAATACAGTAAAAACCTTATTTAACATtgtataa
- the LOC131332602 gene encoding 7-deoxyloganetin glucosyltransferase-like, translated as MEPNSVVYISFGDLAVMTPRQLCEFALGICNSNQPFLWMITPDFAKGQLATLPLEFLEKTKERGLIATWCPQEQVLAHPSVGVFVSHFGTSSMLESICAGVPMIGWPYFGHDHQVTCRYSCNQWSIGMKINEDMEREEVESLVR; from the coding sequence ATGGAACCCAATTCAGTTGTATACATAAGCTTTGGTGATCTCGCGGTCATGACCCCGCGACAACTATGTGAGTTTGCCTTGGGCATTTGCAATAGCAACCAGCCATTTCTTTGGATGATTACACCAGATTTCGCCAAGGgccaattggcgactctgccacttgaatttttggaaaagactaaaGAAAGGGGTCTGATAGCCACATGGTGCCCCCAGGAGCAAGTTCTTGCCCACCCTTCAGTGGGAGTGTTCGTGAGTCATTTTGGGACTAGCTCAATGCTTGAGAGCATTTGTGCTGGAGTGCCTATGATCGGTTGGCCGTATTTTGGTCATGACCATCAAGTGACCTGCCGGTACAGCTGTAACCAATGGAGTATCGGGATGAAGATCAACGAGGATATGGAGAGGGAAGAAGTGGAAAGCCTAGTTCGCTAG
- the LOC131332599 gene encoding uncharacterized protein LOC131332599 — translation MTIEWGCYVSQKEYQEIEQKMKEVELKRVPLTASPSGSKKLPPCKVTNLLKKTPSWLIIDAIISRTLNADKCIKSEKVFTKLVVAYNPKTDYFTIVGKNVKLTANHVKLIFGISCGTEPFAAKLKTREQVAFAKRHNIQQRLTTKAISDMLKELAQENKTNIEDVQDVAPEIHYELVESIKKSQHSPKDVKGCQLLLPYWLCEHTNILEQELSEHQVPRLLKWNISTLEHALQAIPNIVNTRKIKVRVAELTETDQEHKLYKMKFPYDDDDDSNGDGDDDGDAAADDDSSRDDGAGNYSLVNAEENDNNGDDDDDSDNDAAADDYDSPCDDGAGNYSPVNAEDRDDDNAHASGHDYLGLEDISQPNQHFQAQNPPQANELEVSKALLHISQNQSQIQRFISDKDSGSTLVPNTAKRKKESTRERQRALLLAIQNIKESHVAISEEKIQMELEFKEAAAKQEQQLTDAQMALIEEKKIYLD, via the exons GTGACCAACCTGCTGAAAAAAACACCATCATGGCTGATCATTGATGCAATCATCTCACGGACATTGAATGCTGATAAATGCATCAAGTCAGAAAAGGTTTTCACAAAACTTGTTGTTGCATACAATCCCAAAACAGATTACTTTACAATAGTTGGGAAGAATGTGAAGCTAACGGCAAATCATGTAAAGTTAATTTTTGGAATATCTTGCGGTACGGAGCCGTTTGCAGCAAAATTGAAGACTAGAGAACAGGTTGCATTTGCCAAGAGACACAACATTCAACAAAGACTGACAACCAAAGCCATATCAGATATGTTGAAAGAACTTGCCCAAGAGAACAAAACCAACATTGAAGATGTGCAAGATGTTGCAC CTGAAATACACTATGAGCTTGTTGAATCAATAAAGAAATCCCAACATTCACCGAAAGATGTGAAGGGCTGCCAATTGCTACTTCCA TACTGGCTATGCGAGCACACAAACATTCTTGAACAAGAGTTGTCAGAACATCAAGTGCCCAGATTACTTAAGTGGAATATATCCACACTTGAACATGCGTTGCAAGCCATTCCGAACATCGTGAACACAAGAAAAATTAAG GTACGAGTTGCTGAACTTactgaaacggatcaagaacacaaactttacaaaatgaaattcccTT atgatgatgatgatgatagcAATGGCGATGGCGATGACGATGGTGATGCTGCTGCAGATGATGATAGTTCTCGTGATGATGGTGCTGGTAATTATTCTCTGGTTAATGCTGAAGAAAATGACAACAATGGTGATGATGACGATGATAGTGATAATGATGCTGCTGCTGATGATTATGATAGTCCTTGTGATGATGGTGCTGGTAATTATTCTCCTGTTAATGCTGAAGACAGAGATGATGACAATGCTCATGCTAGTGGTCATGATTATCTTGGCCTTGAGGACATTTCACAACCCAACCAGCATTTTCAAGCACAAAACCCTCCTCAGGCGAATGAGTTGGAAGTATCAAAAGCGCTGCTCCACATATCCCAAAATCAAAGTCAAATCCAAAGATTTATCTCTGATAAAGACTCGGGATCAACACTTGTCCCTAACAC TGCAAAGA GAAAGAAGGAATCAACAAGGGAAAGACAAAGAGCTCTTCTCTTGGCCATACAAAATATCAAAGAGTCACACGTGGCAATCAGTGAGGAAAAGATACAAATGGAGCTTGAATTCAAAGAAGCTGCAGCAAAACAGGAGCAGCAGCTCACAGATGCACAAATGGCATTAATCGAGGAGAAAAAGATCTACTTGGATTGA
- the LOC131334710 gene encoding uncharacterized protein LOC131334710, producing MFGELLPDAINSASYLIFPIFCKSHRTLLILDTTRPMWLYYNSLKIQGRDNYFDASTPLRLAITKYICSEIRTSRLENFSSTACMCPTPKQQPNSLDCGPIVCYIIQHYINNDVDGIAQSLTKHHVRKIRADITHKILSQKSRSWTLEMHKSEEEARRLHGKLNCRDNKVKLNEP from the exons ATGTTTGGAGAACTACTGCCAGATGCCATAAATTCCGCATCATATCTGATCTTCCCAATATTCTGCAAAAGCCACCGGACGCTGCTCATCCTTGATACTACTCGACCAATGTGGTTATACTACAACTCACTGAAAATCCAAGGGAGGGACAACTACTTTGATGCATCGACTCCATTG AGGCTGGCAATCACTAAATACATCTGTTCAGAAATACGCACATCAAGACTGGAAAACTTTTCATCAACTGCTTGCATGTGTCCGACACCAAAACAGCAGCCCAATTC ACTTGATTGTGGCCCAATCGTGTGCTACATCATCCAACATTATATCAATAATGATGTAGATGGGATTGCACAAAGCCTCACAAAGCATCACGTCAGAAAGATAAGGGCAGATATCACACACAAGATACTAAGCCAAAAATCAAGGTCATGGACGTTGGAGATGCACAAAAGTGAAGAGGAGGCAAGGAGACTCCATGGCAAGCTGAACTGCAGAGACAACAAGGTCAAATTGAATGAGCCGTGA
- the LOC131332605 gene encoding uncharacterized protein LOC131332605 — translation MGPTKAPGVDGMTALFYQSYWSIVGKDVVAAVKSFFHSSHLLRLVNQMLITLIPKVGCPTTPGQFCPISLCNVSYKLITKILANRLRDILPSIILENQSAFVGGWQISNNILIAHEIMHSVKNRRYGRKGWVALKLDMAKAFDRLEWSYLEAVLRKFGFNEKWIRWVMSCITTVYFATLINGEKGESYSRPLGGVTTYGQMVNRDKSSLFFSPNTPANVKQGILEALNIRFENHGGKYLGLPSIIGRSKIGVFKYVKDWVIDKLKSWKDTVLNLAGKETMLKSVAITMPNFIMQSFLLPKRGGLGFCDFHDFNLAFLAKQGWCLVNGPVLRKGWRWCVGDGKAINIWHDPWLPRSLNFRVLSPAPPMDSLYHSVTRVSDLIDKCKSSKKVWENSPFANVVSPSCDSLSFTKWWIGMVQSVCNSSGVEDLYAILATLCWMLWKGRNTAYFDKKFWTCSTTVEKVITLCEEFKAATEMVHSLPRLSTPPHPSSWLPLPPNVIKLNVDGAVNKKNGISGVSIVARKHFGEILGSISIPFAGFLSPRSTEALGFREALVTAAIKGFSEIIVESDSLQHMAFVKTTADHSSSTAQEEATSAAVSLLVQVG, via the exons ATGGGACCTACTAAAGCACCTGGAGTTGATGGGATGACGGCACTGTTCTATCAATCGTATTGGTCAATTGTTGGCAAGGATGTGGTGGCAGCTGTTAAAAGTTTCTTCCATTCTTCCCACCTCCTTCGTTTAGTGAACCAGATGCTAATTACATTGATCCCGAAGGTGGGTTGCCCTACCACGCCAGGTCAGTTCTGCCCAATTAGCCTCTGCAATGTATCGTACAAACTTATCACTAAAATTCTGGCTAATAGATTAAGAGATATTCTTCCTTCTATTATCTTGGAAAATCAGAGTGCTTTTGTTGGTGGTTGGCAAATCTCGAACAATATTCTTATTGCGCATGAGATTATGCACTCCGTAAAGAATAGGCGGTATGGGAGGAAAGGGTGGGTTGCTCTAAAGCTAGATATGGCCAAGGCTTTTGATCGTCTAGAGTGGTCTTATTTGGAAGCAGTTCTACGCAAGTTTGGGTTCAATGAAAAATGGATCAGGTGGGTTATGTCTTGCATCACCACAGTTTACTTTGCAACTTTAATTAATGGGGAGAAGGGTGAGAGCTATTCACGCCCTCTCGGG gGTGTGACAACTTATGGCCAAATGGTGAATAGAGATAAGTCCTCTTTGTTTTTTAGTCCTAATACTCCAGCGAACGTGAAGCAAGGGATCTTGGAGGCTCTTAATATTCGCTTTGAGAATCATGGTGGGAAGTATTTGGGTTTACCATCTATTATTGGCAGATCAAAAATTGGTGTCTTCAAATATGTTAAAGATTGGGTTATTGACAAACTTAAGAGTTGGAAGGACACGGTTTTGAACTTGGCTGGGAAAGAGACCATGCTTAAATCTGTTGCTATTACGATGCCCAATTTTATCATGCAAAGCTTTCTATTGCCAAAGCGA GGAGGGCTTGGCTTCTGTGATTTTCATGATTTCAATTTAGCTTTTCTTGCTAAACAAGGATGGTGTTTGGTTAATGGCCCCG TGTTGCGAAAAGGGTGGAGATGGTGCGTTGGTGATGGTAAAGCTATTAATATTTGGCATGATCCTTGGCTTCCCCGTTCACTTAACTTTCGTGTGCTTAGTCCCGCCCCACCAATGGATTCTCTCTATCACAGTGTCACTCGGGTCTCTGATCTTATTGATAAG TGTAAATCATCCAAGAAAGTGTGGGAAAATTCCCCCTTTGCTAATGTTGTCTCACCCTCTTGCGATTCTCTCTCATTTACTAAATGGTGGATTGGTATGGTCCAATCGGTTTGTAATTCTAGTGGAGTGGAAGATCTCTATGCTATTTTAGCCACTTTGTGCTGGATGTTATGGAAGGGGAGGAACACTGCGTACTTTGATAAAAAGTTCTGGACTTGCTCTACTACAGTTGAAAAAGTGATCACCCTATGCGAGGAGTTCAAGGCAGCTACAGAAATGGTCCATTCCCTCCCTAGACTCTCCACTCCACCCCACCCCTCGTCATGGCTTCCCCTTCCACCTAATGTTATTAAACTTAATGTTGATGGTGCAGTTAACAAGAAGAATGGCATTTCTGGTGTGAGTATTGTAGCAAGGAAgcattttggtgaaattttggGGTCTATTTCGATTCCTTTTGCTGGTTTCTTATCACCACGTTCTACTGAGGCTTTGGGATTTCGTGAAGCCCTTGTCACTGCGGCTATTAAAGGTTTTTCTGAAATTATTGTTGAAAGTGACTCGTTGCAG CACATGGCTTTTGTGAAGACCACAGCTGATCACAGCTCTTCTACAGCTCAAGAAGAAGCCACGTCAGCTGCTGTTAGTTTGTTAGTTCAAGTGGgttaa
- the LOC131332604 gene encoding UDP-glycosyltransferase 85A5-like, whose protein sequence is MASSSTVSRMNPNKPHVMCIPYPIQDHIKPMLMLANILHSFSFRITFTNTEFSHDNLLTSGALESIANPLTSALKPSQPAILPHPPLATIPDYYHLLCQSAREKFLPPLHHLITRLNWCKTVSCIVSDGLMPFNIMIARELGIPGYLLWVPNACAFMGYLQEKGLMPSMDEQLDMVLDSTSVLKIFFIETNSVGK, encoded by the exons ATGGCATCTTCTTCCACAGTGAGCAGAATGAACCCTAACAAACCTCATGTCATGTGCATCCCTTACCCAATTCAAGACCACATCAAGCCAATGCTTATGCTGGCAAACATTCTCCACTCATTCAGCTTCCGCATCACCTTCACCAACACAGAGTTCAGTCACGACAACTTGCTTACATCCGGAGCACTCGAATCCATTGCCAACCCCTTAACTTCTGCTTTGAAACCATCCCAGCCCGCCATCCTCCCTCATCCTCCTCTAGCTACCATCCCGGACTACTACCACTTGCTTTGTCAGTCTGCCCGGGAAAAATTCTTGCCGCCACTGCATCATCTCATTACGAGACTGAACTGGTGCAAGACGGTGAGTTGTATCGTATCCGATGGTTTGATGCCTTTCAATATTATGATTGCAAGAGAACTGGGGATCCCTGGCTATCTCCTTTGGGTTCCAAATGCTTGTGCCTTCATGGGATACCTCCAAGAAAAAGGCCTAATGCCATCTATGG ATGAGCAACTGGACATGGTTCTAGATTCGACCTCtgtattgaaaatatttttcatcgaaaccaattcggtaggaaagtag
- the LOC131332603 gene encoding 7-deoxyloganetin glucosyltransferase-like: protein MEGDEGKAMKRKAMEWKKLVVEATSKGRLVSRELMENVAEIFFCKIMYFASGNKAFQASVFFFEPFEALEHDVFEVIKPMFQHVYAIGPLQMLLNSASTGTGDHLESVSFNQRRDGIRCLEWLDSMKPNSVVYISFGDLAVMTPQQLCEFAWGICNGNQPFLWIITPDFAKGQLATLPLEFLEKTNERGLIATWGPQEQVLAHPSVGVFVSHF, encoded by the exons ATGGAGGGAGACGAGGGTAAAGCGATGAAGAGGAAGGCGATGGAGTGGAAGAAACTTGTAGTTGAGGCCACCAGTAAAGGCAG GTTGGTCTCCAGGGAATTAATGGAG AATGTTGCCGAAATCTTCTTTTGCAAAATCATGTATTTTGCTTCTGGGAATAAGGCTTTTCAAGCTTCGGTTTTCTTCTTCGAACCATTCGAAGCTCTGGAACACGATGTTTTCGAAGTGATCAAGCCCATGTTTCAACACGTGTATGCCATTGGCCCCCTCCAAATGCTGCTCAACTCGGCTTCCACTGGCACCGGTGATCATCTCGAATCAGTTTCCTTCAATCAACGCCGGGACGGAATCCGTTGCCTGGAATGGCTCGACTCCATGAAACCCAATTCAGTTGTATACATAAGCTTTGGTGATCTTGCGGTCATGACCCCGCAGCAACTATGTGAGTTTGCTTGGGGCATTTGCAATGGAAACCAGCCATTTCTTTGGATAATTACACCAGATTTCGCCAAGGGCCAATTGGCAACTCTGCCACTTGAGTTCCTGGAAAAGACTAATGAAAGGGGTCTGATAGCCACATGGGGTCCCCAGGAGCAAGTTCTTGCCCACCCTTCTGTGGGAGTGTTCGTGAGTCATTTTTGA